One segment of Candidatus Eisenbacteria bacterium DNA contains the following:
- a CDS encoding sigma-54-dependent Fis family transcriptional regulator has protein sequence MANGTSDHILVVDDEKGIQTSLRRILEYEGYEVSTASNGEQALDSIRAGVPSLVLLDIKMPGMDGIEVLGEAMRIRRELVVIMISGHGTVGTAVEATKLGAYDFLEKPLDRDRLLLTVRNALEQRRLSMENLIYREAMEEKYRIVGESAAIQSILRTIEKVGPTNGRVLITGANGTGKELVARALHNASPRARRPFVEVNCAAIPEELIESELFGHEKGSFTGATSMRIGKFELANGGTLFLDEIGDMSLSAQSKVLRVLETGEVTRVGGSRTKTVDVRVLSATNKDIIREVREGRFREDLYYRLNVVPIQVPSLAERREDIPILVRYFLERYSAENGIRPQAIDDAVLDRLAREREWPGNVRELRNTIERMIILSEEERISVEDIPPLGERGIADPAAALAEGATFQDFKEQAEKSFLLERLDANNWSVSRTARDLGMQRSNIYKKIEKYGLRRPSPGGDDRRTG, from the coding sequence ATGGCGAACGGCACGAGCGATCACATCCTGGTCGTGGACGACGAGAAAGGGATTCAGACCTCCCTCCGCCGCATTCTCGAGTACGAGGGTTACGAGGTGTCGACGGCGTCGAACGGCGAGCAGGCCCTCGACTCGATCCGGGCCGGCGTCCCCTCGCTCGTCCTTTTAGACATCAAGATGCCCGGCATGGACGGGATCGAGGTGCTCGGCGAGGCGATGCGGATCCGCCGCGAGCTGGTGGTGATCATGATCAGCGGCCACGGCACGGTCGGCACCGCCGTGGAGGCGACCAAACTGGGCGCCTACGACTTTCTCGAAAAGCCTCTCGACCGGGACCGCCTCCTCCTCACCGTGCGGAACGCCCTCGAACAGAGACGCCTCTCCATGGAGAACCTGATCTACCGGGAGGCGATGGAGGAAAAATATCGGATCGTCGGCGAGAGCGCCGCGATTCAGTCGATCCTCCGCACCATCGAAAAGGTGGGCCCCACGAACGGCCGCGTGCTGATCACCGGCGCCAACGGAACCGGGAAGGAACTGGTGGCGCGGGCGCTCCACAACGCCTCTCCCCGCGCCCGCAGGCCCTTCGTGGAGGTGAACTGCGCCGCCATACCGGAGGAGTTGATCGAGAGCGAACTCTTCGGGCACGAGAAGGGCTCGTTCACAGGCGCCACCTCGATGCGGATCGGCAAGTTCGAACTCGCCAACGGCGGCACACTCTTCCTGGACGAGATCGGCGATATGTCCCTGTCGGCGCAGTCCAAGGTGCTCCGTGTTTTGGAGACCGGCGAGGTGACCCGCGTCGGCGGCAGCCGCACCAAGACGGTGGACGTGCGGGTGCTTTCGGCGACCAACAAGGACATCATCCGTGAGGTGCGGGAGGGACGCTTTCGCGAGGACCTCTACTATCGCCTGAACGTGGTGCCGATCCAGGTCCCCTCGTTGGCGGAGAGGCGGGAGGACATCCCCATCCTGGTCCGCTATTTCCTGGAGCGCTACTCGGCCGAGAACGGAATCCGCCCGCAGGCGATCGACGACGCCGTCCTCGATCGTCTCGCCCGGGAGCGGGAGTGGCCGGGGAACGTGCGGGAGCTCAGGAACACGATCGAGAGAATGATCATCCTTTCCGAGGAGGAGAGGATCTCCGTGGAGGACATCCCGCCCCTCGGGGAGCGGGGGATCGCCGACCCCGCCGCCGCCCTGGCGGAGGGAGCCACCTTCCAGGATTTCAAGGAGCAGGCGGAGAAGAGCTTTCTGCTCGAGCGCCTGGATGCGAACAACTGGAGCGTCAGCCGGACCGCTCGCGATCTGGGGATGCAGCGTTCCAACATCTACAAGAAGATCGAGAAGTACGGCCTTCGGCGACCCTCTCCGGGTGGGGACGATCGACGCACCGGGTGA
- a CDS encoding winged helix-turn-helix transcriptional regulator, with amino-acid sequence MSGEMRELFRALGDPIRYRIVEILREKPCYVSELVERTGAAQPNVSRHLQVLRKSGLLRANREGKWIRYALEPEALRAIGRWSAFPAPPESGPRGRERGFRVEGRRDRDADLFFNR; translated from the coding sequence ATGAGCGGAGAGATGCGCGAGCTGTTCCGTGCACTGGGGGATCCGATCCGCTATCGGATCGTGGAGATCCTCCGTGAGAAGCCGTGCTATGTCTCCGAGCTGGTGGAGCGGACGGGCGCCGCGCAGCCGAACGTGTCGCGGCATCTCCAGGTGCTCCGCAAAAGCGGACTCCTCCGGGCGAACCGCGAAGGGAAGTGGATTCGCTACGCCCTCGAGCCGGAGGCGCTCCGGGCGATCGGCCGTTGGTCCGCCTTCCCCGCCCCCCCCGAGTCCGGGCCGCGCGGCCGGGAACGGGGCTTCCGAGTCGAGGGCCGCCGCGACCGGGACGCGGATCTCTTCTTCAACCGGTGA